One part of the Lotus japonicus ecotype B-129 chromosome 2, LjGifu_v1.2 genome encodes these proteins:
- the LOC130736234 gene encoding uncharacterized protein LOC130736234 — MAIDDLATIDTSKENWSIVAKVNRLWLSPCLYGSKLPFSMDMILMMTRKTLIYRFQSLLSEGRVYQILFFGVGESGRDFRSTSHPFKINFDIHTFERLVPNKAINLNPYNFVPISDIMFKDLYTAGTEFEKDGTKQKRITVELDQDGVRVECAFFGKYVAEVFGYSLYC, encoded by the exons ATGGCTATCGACGATCTCGCCACCATCGATACCTCAAAGGAGAACTGGTCTATTGTTGCAAAGGTGAACCGGTTGTGGCTTAGTCCGTGCTTATATGGCTccaagcttccattttccatggacatgattcttatgATGACAAG GAAGACTCTTATATACCGATTTCAATCTTTACTGAGTGAAGGACGTGTATATcagattttgttttttggtgttggtgaaagtGGTCGTGATTTCCGTTCAACCTCGCAcccattcaagatcaactttgatattcatacaTTTGAGCGCTTGGTTCCCAACAAGGCCATCAACTTAAACCCTTACAATTTTGTGCCAATATCTGATATAATGTTTAAGGACCTTTATAC tgctggAACTGAGTTTGAGAAAGATGGAACAAAGCAGAAAAGGATTACTGTTGAACTTGACCAAGATGG AGTTCGGGTTGAATGCGCCTTTTTTGGAAAGTATGTTGCTGAAGTCTTTGGTTATTCTCTTTATTGTTGA